One Oncorhynchus nerka isolate Pitt River linkage group LG5, Oner_Uvic_2.0, whole genome shotgun sequence genomic window carries:
- the LOC115129348 gene encoding LOW QUALITY PROTEIN: carnosine synthase 1-like (The sequence of the model RefSeq protein was modified relative to this genomic sequence to represent the inferred CDS: inserted 1 base in 1 codon) — protein MLSLSSLPSTVVPSLPSSPGGCATGGPRAQSSRQEVALFQTLQEALREIDLPETQDLPQGMSHSEMCICVLGSPLPYLSLLLEAGQRSPGDALLCLCPSWLSRSSSLLVHKAVTFDLGGRTFLSNFNPPRRVTYFLSSDPWAKEEMTRETDCPSGGSGALSQFWGNVLTTRVLLQKAKIHCPPTLALLLPPGQMRLEEGRTGGVEVVHLEMGAEERMNSVRNKVDTFLESENMRGSERVVLRCSGGGFVGEATSPPVYLSRNSRDEVWAKVSYLLPQLLPGEAVLLEAYCSPLKPGPRVEDRTWEQYTDCRPQVPDLSFRLCAIVTRSPLDLPLLYKLVCRVGVSDDPLSHSHSLSQSLETTLLECGFTDPTMAKSLCRLALDTALSCLCVVMETESSMSAEQRGGAGAQTDMIGVDLLFTMDGSIIRPVILGLHPSLCLHSSFQERGMGMEGCNSGIEGWSRGTLLLTPLTRSQYYLMQGKTVLVVGAGGHSKKFIWKTAKQYKLKILLVDSDPAHFASQLVDHFLPLPDLPDHRRDDQHCSRICDWLLSSSLRPDGCVCFWDECVVLTSLVCDRLGLRGPPPEAIRIAKEKSRTHRHLLGLLKSTGTNLISVEQPSGQPDSLVEFGEDERRGKQQNGMVNMEGDSLRAMADFDRGDLFNEAMGKHDTTAPTSSSPSLSSSSSHSFGTFRPSTPLLSPSPSSYAVPCIHVESTLDLEKAASGGEGGPGGASVGVVRFPAVMKLEYGAGAVGVRKVCSLEESLAHFERIGGDLREETDYPGIGLGWGNAMILMEYVGGTEHDVDVILFEGRLEGAFVSDNGPTRXPAFTETAAQMPSGLAQDKRAQLIRAAHHACLGCGLRDGVFNVELKMTEVGPRLIEINARMGGFYLCDWIRQLYGVDLLMAAFMVSCGVRPCLPSATALPARGHFAGVMVVVSRHLHALRTTASPERLRGLHQEGALWLNELAEEDELISGEYEEPFCNVGVRDAHNATNARQRLLALCQGLGLHCPPRYDLDYFLSHFN, from the exons ATG ctctctctcagctctctccccaGCACCGTTGTCCCCAGCCTTCCCTCCTCTCCAGGGGGCTGTGCTACTGGAGGACCGAGGGCACAGTCCTCCAGACAGGAGGTGGCGCTGTTCCAGACCCTGCAGGAGGCTCTGAGGGAGATCGACCTGCCTGAAACACAGGACCTGCCACAGG GTATGAGTCACTCTGAGATGTGCATCTGTGTTTTGGGATCCccactcccctacctctctctgctgTTAGAGGCAGGCCAACGGAGCCCAG gagATGCTCTCCTGTGTCTCTGTCCATCCTGGctctctcgctcctcctccctcctggtCCACAAGGCTGTCACCTTTGACCTGGGAGGGCGCACTTTCCTATCCAACTTCAACCCGCCTCGCAGGGTCACCTACTTCCTGTCATCTGACCCGTGGGCTAAGGAGGAAATGACCCGAGAGACAGACTGCCCAAGCGGAGGTTCTGGAGCACTGAGTCAGTTCTGGGGGAATGTTCTGACCACCAGGGTTCTGCTGCAGAAGGCCAAGATCCACTGCCCCCCAACCCTGGCCCTTCTGTTACCACCGGGGCAGATGAGGCTGGAGGAGGGCAGGAcaggaggggtggaggtggtgcaCCTGGAAATGGGAGCGGAGGAAAGGATGAACTCTGTCAGAAACAAGGTGGACACTTTCCTGGAGTCTGAGAATATGAGGGGATCAGAGAGG GTGGTGCTCAGGTGCAGTGGGGGGGGGTTCGTGGGCGAGGCAACCTCACCCCCCGTCTACCTGTCGAGGAACAGCAGGGATGAGGTCTGGGCCAAGGTGAGTTATCTCCTGCCCCAACTCCTCCCTGGAGAGGCAGTGCTGCTCGAGGCCTACTGCTCCCCACTGAAGCCTGGGCCACGGGTAGAGGACCGCACCTGGGAACAGTACACCG aCTGCAGGCCTCAGGTTCCAGACCTGTCCTTCAGACTGTGTGCCATTGTAACTCGCTCACCTCTGGACCTGCCTCTCCTCTACAAG ttGGTGTGTAGAGTGGGTGTGTCCGatgaccctctctctcacagccaCTCCCTCTCTCAGTCTTTGGAGACCACCCTATTAGAGTGCGGTTTCACTGACCCTACCATGGCGAAATCTCTCTGCCGTCTAGCACTGGACACCGCCCTGTCCTGCCTCTGTGTTGTCATGGAAACAGAGTCAAGCATGTCCGCAGAACAACGCGGTGGAGCGGGTGCCCAGACCGACATGATAG gcGTGGACCTCCTTTTCACCATGGATGGCTCCATCATCAGGCCTGTTATTTTgggcctccatccctccctctgtctccactcctccttccaagagcgagggatggggatggagggatgcaacagtgggatagaggggtggagtaggggcaccctcctcctcacccctctcacccGCTCCCAGTACTACCTGATGCAGGGGAAAACTGTGCTGGTGGTGGGAGCTGGAGGACACAGTAAGAAGTTCATCTGGAAAACAGCCAAACAGTACAAACTCAAG ATCCTGCTGGTGGACAGTGACCCTGCCCACTTCGCCTCCCAGTTGGTCGACCACTTCCTCCCCCTGCCAGACCTCCCCGACCATCGGCGTGATGACCAGCACTGCTCCCgcatctgtgattggctgttgtcCTCCAGCCTCCGCCCTGACGGCTGCGTGTGCTTCTGGGACGAATGCGTGGTGCTGACATCGCTGGTCTGTGATAGGCTGGGGCTCAGGGGCCCTCCCCCTGAGGCCATCCGCATTGCGAAGGAGAAGAGCCGCACCCACAGGCACCTCCTGGGCCTACTGAAGTCTACGGGGACTAACCTGATCAGTGTTGAGCAGCCCTCCGGTCAGCCAGATAGCCTGGTTGAGtttggagaggatgagaggagaggtaaaCAGCAGAATGGCATGGTCAACATGGAAGGAGATAGCCTGAGAGCTATGGCTGATTTCGACAGGGGGGATCTCTTCAATGAGGCAATGGGCAAACACGACACTACCGCCCctacctcttcctccccctcactctcctcttcctcctcacatTCCTTTGGCACTTTCcgtccctccactcctctcctctctccctccccttcctcctatgcTGTTCCCTGTATCCACGTGGAGAGCACCCTGGATCTGGAGAAGGCAGCcagtgggggggagggggggcctGGTGGGGCCAGTGTGGGGGTGGTGAGGTTCCCAGCGGTGATGAAGCTGGAGTACGGCGCGGGGGCGGTGGGCGTGAGGAAGGTATGCTCTCTGGAGGAAAGTCTGGCACACTTTGAGAGGATCGGCGGGGACCTCCGCGAGGAGACAGACTACCCTGGCATCGGCCTGGGCTGGGGCAACGCCATGATCCTCATGGAGTACGTGGGAGGCACCGAGCACGACGTGGACGTGATCCTGTTCGAGGGGAGACTGGAGGGTGCCTTTGTGTCCGACAACGGCCCCACGC ACCCGGCCTTCACCGAGACGGCCGCCCAGATGCCCTCAGGGCTAGCGCAGGACAAGCGTGCTCAGCTGATCCGCGCAGCACATCACGCATGCCTGGGCTGTGGCCTGCGAGACGGTGTGTTCAACGTGGAGCTGAAGATGACAGAAGTGGGCCCGAGGCTCATAGAGATCAACGCCCGCATGGGCGGCTTCTACCTGTGCGACTGGATCCGCCAGCTGTATGGCGTGGACCTCCTGATGGCGGCCTTCATGGTGTCCTGTGGGGTGCGTCCCTGCCTGCCCTCGGCCACAGCCCTCCCAGCCAGAGGCCACTTTgctggggtgatggtggtggtgtcaCGGCACCTCCATGCCCTGAGGACCACAGCCAGCCCTGAGCGCCTGAGAGGGCTCCACCAGGAGGGGGCGTTGTGGCTGAATGAGCTGGCGGAGGAGGATGAACTGATCTCTGGTGAGTACGAGGAGCCCTTCTGTAATGTCGGGGTGAGAGATGCCCACAATGCCACCAACGCTCGCCAGCGCCTCCTCGCCCTCTGTCAAGGGCTGGGCCTGCACTGTCCTCCACGCTACGACCTGGACTACTTCCTGTCCCATTTCAACTAG